The window TGGTCTTCTACTATTTAAGAACTAGGTTCGAGTGAAAAGTATGTGAGCAGTTGGTTCAACTCGCACAGGAAGTTATAGAGGAAAAATTCCCTGGCAGGATACAGGTTGAAGTCATTTCCTTTGGAAGTCCAAAAGAAAAGGGGTTGAGAAGGCTTTTTTCTTTGGAGGTTAAGGGATTTGTATTGGCTGAGGAGGAGTCAGGAAAGATTTTGAGGTTTAAACATTTAAAGGATATATGGAAACATTTTAGGGATCCGGAAAAAGAGAAAGAATATCTTGAAAGGGAATTCCGGAAGTTTCTTTCAAAAACATGAAGGATCTATCGAAACATACTAATATTATACTTGAGAGCATATCCGATGGGGTTTTCACCATTGACCTCAACTGGAGGATTACGTCTTTTAATAGGGCGGCTGAAAAGATAACAGGAACCCCTAGAAGAGAGGCTATAGGCAAGACATGCTACAATGTTTTTAGGTCCAGCTTTTGCGAGTCATGGTGTCCGCTCAAAAAGACCATAGAAGACGGTGAGCCAGTTATAGACAAAAGGGGATTCATTATAAATGCAGATGGTGAGAAGGTCCCAATTAGTATTTCAACTGCTGTTTTGAGAGACGAAAGTGGAAAGATAATTGGTGGAGCAGAGACTTTTAGGGATCTGAGTGAGGTAGAGGTCCTTCAAAATGAATTGAAAAAGGATTTTTCCCGGGGATTTATAGCATCTAGCCCGGCTATGAAAAAGATACTCGAACTTGTCCCTGTGATTTCAGAGACAGACACAAACATTTTGATTACGGGCGAGACTGGGACAGGAAAGGAGAGGATAGCAAGGCTTATTCATTCAATGGGGCCAAGGAATGATAGGCCATTTGTAGCAATAAATTGTGGTGCCCTGCCAGATACCCTATTGGAATCTGAACTTTTTGGCTACAAAAAAGGTGCCTTCACAGGTGCTACCAAGGACAAACTTGGCCGCTTTTCCGTGGCCAAAAATGGAACCCTCTTCCTTGATGAGATAGGAGACACGAGTCCTGCCTTTCAGGTCAAGTTACTCAGAGTCCTTCAGGAAAGGACCTATGAACCCCTTGGTTCCCTTGATAGACAGGTGCTAGAGGCAAGAATCATATTTGCTACAAATAAGGATCTGGCAGAAGAAGTAAAAAAGGGCAGGTTCAGAGAGGATCTCTATTACCGAATCAAGGTGTTTGAGTTAAGGGTGCCGCCGTTGAGGGAACGTCCCGAGGATATCCCATTGCTTGTGGATTCATTGATTAAAAAATTTTCATTGTTAAAGGGTCGAAAAATTAGAGGGATATCAAATGATGCCCTGGATTGTATGTTGAGGTACCATTGGCCAGGCAATGTGAGAGAACTTGAAAATGTGATCGAAAGGGCCTTTTTGATAGCAAGGGATGAAATAATAAAGTTTGAGGATCTACCAGATGAATTAAGAGTTCAGAGGCGATTGTCTTATCCCAAGATAAGGGCCGTCAAGGATGAAATAGAGGCCCAGACCATTCTGGAGGCATTGAAAAGAAACAATTACAATAGGAATCAGACTGCTAAAGAACTTGGAATCCACAGAGCCACACTTTTCAGAAAGATGAAACGGCTTGGAATTATTACTCCTTTTAAGGATCCTATCGTTCGGTGAGCTCATTTCAAATCTCATTGTCGCAATAATGCAACATTAAATTTAATAACTGTTGCAATAATGCAGCATCAAGAATTCCTCTGAGGGATTTTGGTGGAATTGGTCCCTATTCTTTTTTAAATAATATCAAGATATTATAGATGTTAGTTCGAGGATCATTAAGCTGGCATTAAACTTGTAACATATTATGACATGGCGAGGAAAAGGATTGGCTTTTCAATTGTTGGGGACGCAATTGCTCCCGTTTTTGATGTTTCAAGAAACCTTAGAGTATATGAAATGGAAAATTCTCGACCATTTGATTTCGCCGCCATGTCAAGATACGACGTTTGTCTTGATGGAAATTATTTTGAAAGGGCAGCAATCCTCAAGGGCCTAGGGGTGCAGCTCATTGTATGTGGTGCCATATCCAAGGAATTTGAGGCAATCCTGACTGCTATAGGAATCAATATTATTCCATTTGTCAGCGGGAATATACATGAAATTTTATGGCGTATAGTTTCAGGGCATAGATTGGTAAAAAGATTCTTTATGCCAGGAATTAAACCAAAAAATAAGAAGGAAAAAAGGAGGTAAGAGACATGCTAGGCTTAAATAGAATGGGTCGCAGGGGGGCTAGTCCACGGACAGGTAGAGCTCTTGGACTGTGTAGAGGCCGGGGATTAGGCCTAGGGACAAGTGGTGACCTCAGTGGCCGTGGTAATAGAGGCTTTAGATGCTTTGGTTTTAGGGGCTTTTGGAGCCGAATGTTCTCTGGTCAAGCTGAGAGGCAGACTCTGGAATCCAGGGCAAGGGCTCTACGCGACGAACTCAGGTTTATAGAAGATAGGCTAAAAGGCCTTTCAAACTAAAATGGCGTAAGAGGCGAGGCAGATCTTGATCAAGATTACCGCTCTAGTTGACGATAAGACAGGTAGATTAAAGGGGGGTCATGGGCTTTCTCTATGGATTGATGCCTTTGGGCAAGGGATTTTGTTTGATCTTGGACAAGGAGATGTCCTCTTAGATAATGCAAAGTGCCTGGGCATCCCCATTGAGGATGCTGACATAGTAGTCTTGAGTCATGGCCATTACGATCATTTGGGGCCACTTTCATATTGTCTGACTCAGTTAGAGAAGGCGAGATTTTTTGTGAATCCCAATGCTCTAAAACCAAAATTTTGCAAAAAGGCGGGCAAAATAACAGGAATTGGAATATATGTGAAAAACTTCCATAATAAAAAGGTGCAATGGGTAGATAGGCCCACGTGGATCTTTGAGGACAAGGTTGGAGTAACAGGTAAGATTAGTCTTAGGAATAAATTCGAAATGGAAAACGAAAATTTTTTTCTGGATCCAGACGGACTAATCCAGGACCCTTTTGAAGATGAGCAGTGCATGTGGATTAATACGGCTTCAGGTCTTATTATTTTTTTGGGATGTTCTCATAGAGGGGTAATAAATTCAATTTCAACAGTAATTGATTTTGTTGGTAAGGATGAGATTTCATATTTGATAGGTGGTTTTCACCTAATCAGTGCAACGAAACAAAAGATATTGAATCTAATAAATGGATTACGAGACTTTAAAATAGAACATATTGTCCCTATTCACTGCACAGGACAGACGGCAAAGACAATGTTAAGGGCTGAATTTGGTAATGCCTTTATAGATTTTTCATGTGGAGATACCTTGATATGCCAAGAATAGAGCCCTTTGAAAGATTTTTTGAACGTTATGATACATGGTTTGACAACAATAAAACCGTGTATCAGATAGAGTTGTCAGCAATTCAGTCACTATTTCCTTCTGATGTTGCTTATTCCCTTGAGGTTGGGGTTGGAACTGGCAGATTCGCTGTCCCATTGAATATCAGGTTTGGCATTGATCCTTCTGTGAATATGTTAAAAATTGCAGGACTTAGAGGGATATTTCCTATTTTGGGTGTAGCTGAATACCTTCCCTTTAAAGAGAATCAATTTGATGTCGTCTTGATGGTTACATCTATTTGCTTTGTGGATGATATCCTCAAGAGCTTTAAGGAGGCCAAAAGAGTTTTAAAAAACACTAAAGGATCTATTGTTGTTGCCTTTGTGGATAGGGAAAGCCCTTTGGGCAAAACATACCTTTTAAAGAAGTATGAAAACCCCTTTTATAGAGATGCCATATTTTATTCGGCTACTGAGGTCCTTCAGTATTTGAAAGAAGCAGGATTTCAAGAATTTTGCATCAAACAGACCCTTATGGAGGGTAATTATGAAGGCATCAAAGAAGGATATGGTGAAGGCTCCTTCATTGTTATAAGGGCCAATTAATATGTTGGTAATTTCGTTTTTCGAGGATTTAGGCAAATCAACCCAAGGAGGAAGGATCCATGGCTGAAACCCCAATTTATAAAATC is drawn from Dissulfuribacter thermophilus and contains these coding sequences:
- a CDS encoding sigma-54 interaction domain-containing protein; amino-acid sequence: MKDLSKHTNIILESISDGVFTIDLNWRITSFNRAAEKITGTPRREAIGKTCYNVFRSSFCESWCPLKKTIEDGEPVIDKRGFIINADGEKVPISISTAVLRDESGKIIGGAETFRDLSEVEVLQNELKKDFSRGFIASSPAMKKILELVPVISETDTNILITGETGTGKERIARLIHSMGPRNDRPFVAINCGALPDTLLESELFGYKKGAFTGATKDKLGRFSVAKNGTLFLDEIGDTSPAFQVKLLRVLQERTYEPLGSLDRQVLEARIIFATNKDLAEEVKKGRFREDLYYRIKVFELRVPPLRERPEDIPLLVDSLIKKFSLLKGRKIRGISNDALDCMLRYHWPGNVRELENVIERAFLIARDEIIKFEDLPDELRVQRRLSYPKIRAVKDEIEAQTILEALKRNNYNRNQTAKELGIHRATLFRKMKRLGIITPFKDPIVR
- a CDS encoding NifB/NifX family molybdenum-iron cluster-binding protein; this encodes MARKRIGFSIVGDAIAPVFDVSRNLRVYEMENSRPFDFAAMSRYDVCLDGNYFERAAILKGLGVQLIVCGAISKEFEAILTAIGINIIPFVSGNIHEILWRIVSGHRLVKRFFMPGIKPKNKKEKRR
- a CDS encoding DUF5320 domain-containing protein; translated protein: MLGLNRMGRRGASPRTGRALGLCRGRGLGLGTSGDLSGRGNRGFRCFGFRGFWSRMFSGQAERQTLESRARALRDELRFIEDRLKGLSN
- a CDS encoding MBL fold metallo-hydrolase — protein: MIKITALVDDKTGRLKGGHGLSLWIDAFGQGILFDLGQGDVLLDNAKCLGIPIEDADIVVLSHGHYDHLGPLSYCLTQLEKARFFVNPNALKPKFCKKAGKITGIGIYVKNFHNKKVQWVDRPTWIFEDKVGVTGKISLRNKFEMENENFFLDPDGLIQDPFEDEQCMWINTASGLIIFLGCSHRGVINSISTVIDFVGKDEISYLIGGFHLISATKQKILNLINGLRDFKIEHIVPIHCTGQTAKTMLRAEFGNAFIDFSCGDTLICQE
- a CDS encoding class I SAM-dependent methyltransferase; the encoded protein is MPRIEPFERFFERYDTWFDNNKTVYQIELSAIQSLFPSDVAYSLEVGVGTGRFAVPLNIRFGIDPSVNMLKIAGLRGIFPILGVAEYLPFKENQFDVVLMVTSICFVDDILKSFKEAKRVLKNTKGSIVVAFVDRESPLGKTYLLKKYENPFYRDAIFYSATEVLQYLKEAGFQEFCIKQTLMEGNYEGIKEGYGEGSFIVIRAN